A DNA window from Gallaecimonas pentaromativorans contains the following coding sequences:
- a CDS encoding chemotaxis protein CheW: MSNKQKLAKVAQANDEVLQWVTFQLDNETYGINVMQVQEVLRYTEIAPVPGAPDYVLGIINLRGNVVTVIDTRARFGLASSEVSEQSRIVIIEAEKEVIGILVDAVAEVVYLKRSEIEVAPNVGTEESAKFIQGVSNRDGELLILVDLNKMLTDEEWEEIMNL; encoded by the coding sequence ATGAGCAACAAGCAAAAGCTGGCGAAAGTGGCACAAGCTAACGACGAAGTCCTGCAGTGGGTAACCTTCCAGCTGGATAACGAAACCTACGGCATCAACGTAATGCAGGTGCAGGAAGTACTGCGTTACACCGAAATCGCGCCGGTTCCCGGTGCGCCCGACTATGTGCTGGGCATCATCAACCTGCGTGGCAACGTGGTTACGGTCATTGATACCCGCGCCCGTTTCGGCCTGGCGTCTTCTGAGGTCAGCGAACAATCACGGATTGTCATCATCGAGGCCGAGAAAGAAGTCATCGGTATTCTGGTGGACGCCGTGGCTGAGGTGGTTTACCTCAAGCGCTCCGAAATCGAGGTGGCGCCCAATGTCGGCACCGAAGAGAGCGCCAAGTTTATCCAGGGCGTGTCCAACCGCGACGGCGAGCTGTTGATCCTGGTGGATCTCAACAAAATGCTCACCGACGAGGAGTGGGAAGAGATAATGAATCTGTGA
- a CDS encoding chemotaxis protein CheW, with amino-acid sequence MSLMDDYFAALLAEPSPPEPAKSEPKVQVKAEEKAPAKPFAERPAPASEDKATLNKLLAQVRAAQEELAVPKVEAKVAEPPAKAPPAPVAAPVKPQVEAPVDVPVAMEQKGAEPPPPEAPVDAVVREGDFQVLLFDVAGLELAVPLDKLGGIHQIGEVSPLFGKPDWFKGLMLHRDQKMRVVDTARWVMPDKTKNQENAENYRYLVMLGDSPWGLACYSLVRTERIDSSSVRWRQGGSKRPWLAGMVKERMCALLDVDALLGMLDKGLGGLDLEENKGKA; translated from the coding sequence ATGAGCCTGATGGACGACTACTTCGCCGCGCTGTTGGCCGAGCCTTCGCCGCCAGAGCCTGCCAAGAGCGAGCCCAAGGTGCAGGTCAAAGCCGAAGAAAAGGCCCCGGCCAAACCCTTTGCCGAGCGCCCGGCGCCGGCAAGCGAAGACAAGGCGACCCTCAATAAGCTGTTGGCACAGGTTCGAGCGGCCCAAGAAGAACTGGCTGTGCCCAAGGTTGAAGCCAAGGTGGCCGAGCCTCCCGCTAAAGCACCGCCCGCGCCAGTTGCGGCGCCGGTAAAACCGCAGGTAGAGGCGCCGGTTGATGTGCCGGTAGCCATGGAGCAAAAAGGCGCCGAGCCGCCGCCCCCTGAAGCGCCGGTGGACGCCGTGGTGCGGGAAGGGGACTTTCAGGTACTGCTTTTTGACGTAGCGGGGCTTGAGCTTGCGGTGCCGCTGGATAAACTGGGCGGCATCCACCAGATAGGCGAGGTGAGCCCGCTTTTTGGCAAGCCCGATTGGTTTAAAGGGCTGATGCTGCACCGCGATCAAAAAATGCGGGTGGTGGATACGGCCCGTTGGGTGATGCCCGACAAAACAAAAAATCAAGAAAATGCCGAAAACTACCGATATCTAGTGATGTTGGGGGACAGTCCATGGGGGCTGGCCTGTTATAGCCTGGTTCGCACCGAACGTATCGACAGTAGCTCGGTTCGCTGGCGCCAGGGCGGCAGCAAAAGGCCTTGGTTGGCCGGTATGGTCAAAGAACGTATGTGTGCCTTGCTTGACGTTGATGCCCTGCTGGGCATGCTCGACAAGGGCCTGGGTGGTCTGGATCTGGAAGAGAATAAGGGTAAAGCATGA
- a CDS encoding ParA family protein — translation MNIWTVANQKGGVGKTTTTVTLGALLAARGEQVLLIDMDPHASLTSYFNRTQENLDATLFDLMSSQQLTPALIDKATLEVGHNLFLWPAAMELATLDRQLGSREGLGLLLKQLLEKLDGLYAHVLIDCPPVLGVLMVNALAACQRVLVPVQTEFLAIKGLERMLRTLSMMEKSLKGKRQVTIVPTMFDKRTRASLEALKELHQEYGGNVWQGMVPVDTKFRDASREHVPLPVLSPLARGVQAYEKLLESLLPLEVSA, via the coding sequence GTGAATATCTGGACTGTTGCGAACCAGAAAGGCGGGGTGGGCAAAACCACCACCACCGTTACCCTTGGCGCCTTGTTGGCGGCCCGGGGCGAGCAAGTGCTGCTGATTGACATGGACCCTCATGCCTCTTTGACCAGCTATTTCAATCGCACCCAGGAAAACCTGGATGCCACCTTGTTTGACTTGATGTCCAGCCAGCAATTGACCCCGGCCCTTATCGACAAAGCCACCTTGGAAGTGGGCCATAACCTCTTTTTGTGGCCGGCGGCCATGGAGCTTGCCACTCTCGACCGTCAACTGGGTAGCCGCGAAGGCTTGGGCCTTTTGTTAAAGCAGCTGCTGGAAAAGCTCGATGGCCTATACGCCCACGTGCTTATCGACTGCCCGCCGGTGCTGGGGGTGTTGATGGTCAATGCTCTGGCTGCCTGCCAGCGGGTGCTGGTGCCGGTACAAACCGAGTTTTTGGCTATCAAGGGCTTAGAGCGGATGCTCCGTACCCTGTCGATGATGGAAAAATCCCTCAAAGGCAAGCGCCAGGTCACTATCGTGCCTACCATGTTTGACAAGCGTACCCGTGCCTCCCTGGAAGCCCTTAAGGAATTGCACCAGGAATATGGCGGCAACGTCTGGCAAGGCATGGTGCCGGTGGATACCAAGTTTCGTGATGCCAGCCGCGAGCATGTGCCGCTGCCGGTGCTTTCGCCCCTGGCAAGGGGGGTACAGGCCTATGAAAAACTGCTCGAGTCTCTGCTGCCGCTGGAGGTGAGTGCATGA
- a CDS encoding OmpA family protein, giving the protein MYRYRRQHRVKHKDNSDRWLVSYADYMTLMFALFVVLYAFVLLEKDEFKEVVSNLESAVQRVAKPYPKSTESGAAAQGGGQTLLPDGAGLLDGGQQLKEAGQGKVAADDGLLASEPQQVAGKPLKELANELSKALEGDANLGGAKLKLGEDWLTLELPDSLLFSRASATLQKPARDLLSSLAPALRSANNYIRVRGYTDSTPISDAIFASNWELSAARAAAVLRQLVADGVEAPRLALEGYGAYGDQPQTDQADRRRVVLALSVYGWQKPQPLPSKPMPGEPEIKEVALPGGGVRYTTREDN; this is encoded by the coding sequence GTGTATCGCTACCGGCGCCAGCACAGGGTTAAGCATAAGGACAACAGCGATCGCTGGCTGGTGTCCTATGCCGACTACATGACGCTGATGTTCGCGCTGTTTGTGGTGCTCTACGCCTTTGTGCTGCTGGAAAAAGACGAATTCAAAGAAGTGGTTTCCAACCTCGAAAGCGCGGTGCAGCGGGTGGCTAAACCGTATCCGAAAAGCACCGAGAGCGGCGCTGCTGCCCAAGGGGGCGGCCAAACCCTGCTGCCCGATGGCGCCGGCCTGCTAGATGGCGGCCAACAGCTTAAAGAAGCGGGGCAGGGCAAGGTGGCGGCCGATGACGGCCTGTTAGCCAGCGAGCCCCAGCAAGTAGCCGGTAAGCCGCTAAAAGAACTGGCCAATGAGCTCAGCAAAGCCCTGGAGGGTGACGCCAACCTCGGCGGCGCCAAACTCAAGCTGGGTGAAGATTGGCTGACCTTAGAACTGCCAGACAGCCTGCTTTTCTCAAGGGCTAGCGCCACCTTGCAGAAACCGGCACGAGACTTGCTTTCGTCTTTGGCGCCGGCCTTGAGGTCGGCCAACAATTACATTCGGGTTCGAGGTTATACCGACAGCACCCCCATCAGTGATGCCATTTTTGCATCCAATTGGGAGCTGTCGGCAGCAAGGGCAGCGGCGGTACTGCGCCAACTGGTAGCTGATGGTGTTGAAGCGCCGCGTCTGGCCTTGGAAGGCTATGGCGCTTACGGCGACCAGCCCCAGACCGACCAGGCAGACCGGCGCCGGGTGGTGCTGGCGTTGTCGGTTTACGGCTGGCAAAAGCCACAGCCATTGCCGTCCAAGCCGATGCCCGGTGAGCCCGAGATCAAAGAGGTAGCCTTGCCGGGGGGCGGTGTTCGTTATACCACCCGGGAAGATAACTGA
- a CDS encoding flagellar motor protein codes for MDRLALPAVVLGMGIILLALWLEGGHLASLLNGPAVLIVVGGSFMATLVQSPWGRFTRWLSLCQWLVTPPRQDIDALLDNFQHWSQQCRNQGILALESASESYPEPFVRKGLQLLVDGATPEQLREMLESDLYLQQDGDYKAADVFQMMGGYAPTMGILGAVLGLIQAMGQLTNPEALGAGIATAFVATIYGVGFANLIFLPLGGRLHALIDGRSRYQEAAIVGLMALGLGEHPAKVAMKLQSYQGG; via the coding sequence ATGGATAGACTGGCGCTGCCAGCCGTGGTGCTGGGAATGGGGATCATCCTTTTAGCCTTGTGGCTGGAAGGGGGTCACCTTGCCAGCCTCCTTAATGGCCCGGCGGTGCTGATTGTGGTGGGCGGCTCCTTTATGGCAACCCTGGTGCAAAGTCCCTGGGGCCGATTTACCCGCTGGCTGTCCCTTTGTCAGTGGCTGGTGACCCCGCCTCGTCAAGATATTGACGCCTTGCTGGATAACTTCCAGCATTGGAGTCAGCAGTGTCGTAACCAGGGCATCTTGGCGCTGGAGTCGGCGTCCGAGTCTTACCCCGAACCTTTTGTGCGTAAAGGCCTGCAACTGTTAGTGGATGGTGCCACCCCCGAGCAGCTTCGGGAAATGCTCGAAAGCGATCTCTACCTGCAACAAGACGGCGATTACAAAGCGGCCGACGTGTTTCAGATGATGGGGGGGTACGCCCCGACCATGGGCATCCTCGGCGCCGTGCTGGGACTTATCCAGGCCATGGGCCAGCTCACCAACCCCGAGGCCCTGGGCGCCGGTATTGCCACAGCCTTTGTGGCCACCATCTACGGCGTCGGCTTTGCCAACCTCATTTTTTTGCCCCTCGGTGGGCGCCTGCATGCCCTGATTGACGGGCGCAGCCGGTACCAGGAAGCCGCCATCGTCGGCTTGATGGCCCTGGGGCTGGGAGAGCACCCGGCCAAGGTGGCTATGAAGCTGCAAAGCTACCAGGGAGGCTGA
- a CDS encoding protein-glutamate methylesterase/protein-glutamine glutaminase → MPIRVLVVDDSSFFRRRVSEILTSDKGVEVIDTAMNGKEAVQKAKELRPDVITMDIEMPVMDGISAVREIMLANPTPILMFSSLTHDGAKATLDALDAGALDFLPKRFEDIAKDRNDAVATLLTRVKTLANRRGLSLIKARQLRSASSAPTIAKPEPAPTRPVSERHDAPAPRRRRSMPYKLLAIGCSTGGPVALQQILTRLPGNFPLPIVLIQHMPGTFTSAFAQRLNGLCQINVKEAENGDRLLPGSAYLAPGGKQMLVEGSGSAMRLKVTEGPESLVYKPSVDITFASAAKVTGDVLAVILTGMGADGRDGSRLLKAQGATLFAQDEASCVVYGMPQAVTAAGLTDESISLDRIAGRILAEIGHG, encoded by the coding sequence ATGCCGATTCGTGTTTTGGTGGTCGATGACTCCAGTTTTTTCCGTCGCCGGGTGTCAGAGATCCTGACCTCCGACAAAGGCGTGGAGGTTATCGACACCGCAATGAACGGTAAGGAAGCCGTTCAAAAAGCAAAAGAGTTGCGCCCGGATGTGATCACCATGGACATCGAGATGCCGGTTATGGACGGTATCTCGGCAGTGCGCGAGATCATGCTGGCCAATCCCACTCCGATTTTGATGTTCTCTTCCCTAACTCACGACGGCGCCAAGGCCACCCTTGACGCGCTGGACGCCGGGGCCTTGGATTTTCTGCCCAAGCGCTTTGAGGACATCGCCAAAGACCGCAACGACGCCGTTGCCACCTTGCTCACGAGGGTCAAAACCCTGGCTAACCGCCGCGGCTTGTCTCTTATCAAGGCGCGCCAGCTGCGAAGCGCAAGCTCGGCGCCGACCATTGCCAAGCCCGAACCCGCGCCTACAAGGCCGGTCAGTGAGCGCCACGATGCACCAGCGCCGCGCCGGCGTCGCAGCATGCCCTACAAGTTGCTGGCTATCGGCTGCTCCACGGGCGGCCCGGTGGCGCTGCAACAAATTCTGACCCGCCTGCCGGGTAACTTCCCGCTGCCCATCGTGCTTATCCAGCATATGCCAGGCACTTTTACCTCGGCTTTTGCCCAGCGCCTTAACGGCCTTTGCCAAATCAATGTCAAAGAAGCGGAAAACGGTGACCGGCTGCTGCCAGGTTCAGCGTATCTTGCCCCAGGCGGCAAGCAGATGCTGGTTGAGGGCTCAGGCTCGGCGATGCGCCTTAAAGTGACCGAAGGCCCAGAATCGCTGGTTTATAAGCCGTCGGTAGACATTACCTTTGCCTCGGCGGCCAAGGTGACGGGTGACGTGCTGGCGGTGATTTTGACCGGTATGGGCGCCGATGGCCGTGATGGCTCTAGGCTACTCAAAGCCCAGGGCGCCACCTTGTTTGCCCAGGACGAAGCCAGCTGCGTGGTGTACGGCATGCCGCAGGCGGTGACCGCCGCCGGCCTCACCGACGAGTCCATCAGTTTGGATCGTATTGCCGGGCGTATTCTGGCCGAGATTGGCCATGGATAG
- a CDS encoding chemotaxis protein CheA — protein sequence MSFELDEDILQDFLVEAGEILELLSEQLVELEKRPQDSDLLNAIFRGFHTVKGGAGFLGLSNLVDVCHGAENVFDLLRNHKLAVNAELMDVVLSALDTINEMFALIQEREIPGPADPALIEALHRLTDPDAAPAPAPEPEPEIAPEPDVSQEAAEPSVATSEGGIDDITDDEFEALLDELHGSNKGPSAKAAVPEPAAPATPAGGSGDDITDDEFEALLDQLHGKGKFSGAVESNEPEAPKAPAAEEVKAPAAAGGGGDLIADDEFEALLDELHGKGKGPSVNEPAAPSAAAPKAAAPKAEPAKAAPVPASQAAPAAAAQNHVNPPAETTVRVDTKKLDEIMNMVGELVLVRNRLLSIGLNAEDEELSKAVANLDVVTGDLQGAVMQTRMQPIKKVFGRFPRVVRDLARSLKKDINLELVGEETDLDKNLVEALADPLVHLVRNSVDHGIEMPDVRVKSGKAKTGTIVLSASQEGDHILLAINDDGAGMDPERLKSIAVERGVMDQDAANRLSDEEAYNLIFAPGFSTKKEISDISGRGVGMDVVKTKISQLNGSIHIDSAKGEGTRITIKVPLTLAILPTLMVLVGKQTFAFPLATVNEIFHLDLSQTNVVDGQLTIIVRDRAIPLFYLDHWLVRGSNRERRRGQGHVVIIQQGTMQVGFVVDGLIGQEEVVIKPLGQMLQGTPGMAGATITSDGGIALILDVPALLKRYARKM from the coding sequence ATGAGCTTCGAATTGGATGAAGACATCCTGCAGGACTTCCTGGTTGAGGCCGGAGAGATCCTTGAATTACTCTCCGAGCAGCTGGTGGAGCTGGAAAAACGGCCCCAGGACAGTGATCTGCTCAATGCCATCTTTCGTGGCTTCCACACCGTTAAAGGCGGTGCCGGTTTCCTTGGCCTGTCCAACCTGGTTGATGTCTGCCATGGCGCAGAAAACGTCTTCGACCTGCTTCGAAACCACAAACTGGCGGTAAACGCCGAGTTGATGGACGTGGTGCTGAGCGCTCTGGACACCATCAACGAGATGTTTGCCCTTATCCAGGAACGGGAGATCCCCGGTCCGGCCGATCCCGCGCTTATCGAAGCGCTGCACCGCCTGACCGACCCAGACGCCGCCCCGGCGCCTGCTCCCGAGCCTGAGCCTGAGATTGCTCCCGAGCCCGACGTCAGCCAAGAGGCTGCCGAACCGTCGGTTGCCACCAGCGAAGGCGGCATCGACGATATCACCGACGATGAATTCGAAGCCCTCCTTGACGAGCTGCATGGCAGCAATAAAGGGCCTTCGGCCAAAGCCGCTGTTCCTGAGCCAGCGGCGCCTGCCACACCGGCTGGCGGCAGCGGTGATGACATCACCGACGACGAATTTGAAGCGCTGCTTGACCAATTGCACGGCAAAGGCAAGTTCAGTGGCGCCGTGGAGTCCAACGAACCCGAAGCGCCAAAAGCGCCCGCGGCCGAAGAGGTAAAAGCCCCTGCCGCGGCTGGCGGTGGTGGCGACCTTATCGCCGACGATGAATTTGAAGCGCTGCTCGATGAGCTCCATGGCAAAGGCAAAGGGCCCTCGGTAAACGAACCGGCTGCGCCCAGTGCTGCGGCGCCCAAGGCGGCCGCCCCTAAAGCCGAGCCTGCCAAGGCGGCGCCCGTGCCTGCCTCGCAAGCAGCTCCAGCAGCCGCCGCGCAAAACCACGTTAACCCGCCGGCCGAAACCACGGTGCGGGTCGATACCAAGAAGCTCGATGAGATCATGAACATGGTCGGCGAGCTGGTGTTGGTGCGTAACCGCCTGCTGTCCATCGGCCTTAACGCCGAAGACGAAGAGCTTTCCAAAGCCGTTGCCAACCTCGATGTGGTGACCGGCGACCTGCAAGGCGCGGTGATGCAAACCCGCATGCAGCCCATCAAGAAAGTGTTTGGCCGCTTCCCGAGGGTGGTCCGTGACCTTGCCCGCAGCCTTAAAAAGGACATCAACCTGGAGTTGGTGGGGGAAGAAACCGATCTTGATAAAAACCTGGTAGAGGCCCTTGCCGACCCGCTGGTGCACTTGGTGCGTAACTCGGTGGACCACGGTATCGAGATGCCCGATGTCCGGGTGAAAAGCGGTAAAGCCAAAACCGGTACCATTGTGCTGTCGGCAAGCCAGGAGGGTGACCACATCCTGCTGGCCATCAACGACGACGGCGCTGGCATGGACCCGGAGCGGCTCAAATCCATCGCCGTCGAGCGCGGCGTCATGGACCAGGACGCTGCCAACCGTTTGTCTGACGAAGAAGCGTACAACCTGATTTTTGCTCCGGGCTTCTCCACCAAGAAGGAGATCTCCGACATCTCCGGCCGTGGTGTGGGCATGGACGTGGTGAAAACCAAAATCAGCCAGCTCAACGGCTCCATCCATATCGACTCGGCCAAAGGCGAGGGCACTCGCATCACCATCAAGGTGCCGCTAACCCTGGCGATTTTGCCGACCTTGATGGTGCTGGTGGGCAAACAGACCTTTGCCTTCCCGCTGGCCACCGTCAACGAAATTTTCCACCTGGATTTGTCCCAGACCAATGTTGTTGACGGCCAGTTGACGATAATAGTGCGGGATAGGGCCATACCGCTGTTCTATCTGGACCATTGGCTAGTGCGCGGCTCAAACCGCGAACGACGCCGCGGCCAGGGGCATGTGGTGATCATCCAGCAAGGCACCATGCAGGTTGGCTTTGTGGTCGATGGCCTTATCGGCCAGGAAGAGGTGGTGATCAAGCCGCTTGGCCAGATGCTTCAGGGGACCCCTGGCATGGCCGGCGCTACCATTACCTCTGACGGGGGCATTGCCCTTATTCTGGATGTACCGGCGCTGCTCAAGCGCTATGCCCGCAAGATGTAA
- a CDS encoding protein phosphatase CheZ, giving the protein MTERQKTGISLEQARALVAHLEAGQEQQAEAVLREMAVSANTELFSQVGKLTRELHDSLLEFQQDPRLATLATQDIPDAKDRLMHVITMTETAANTTMDAVESCLPIADKLVDSIDSLNPAWQRLMEREMKVGEFKTLVHDLDGFLVNSKNEADELRGALTEVLMAQGFQDLTGQIIRRVIELVREVEERLVSLVAMFGEPKMANERQKSSTEPEGPILNPEGRDDVVTGQDDVDDLLSSLGF; this is encoded by the coding sequence ATGACTGAGCGCCAAAAAACAGGCATTTCCCTGGAGCAGGCCAGAGCGTTGGTGGCCCACCTGGAAGCTGGTCAGGAGCAGCAGGCGGAAGCGGTACTGCGGGAAATGGCCGTCAGTGCCAACACCGAACTGTTTTCCCAGGTCGGTAAACTGACCCGCGAATTGCACGACTCGCTGCTCGAGTTCCAGCAAGACCCGCGTCTTGCCACCCTGGCCACCCAGGACATTCCCGATGCCAAAGACCGTCTGATGCATGTCATCACCATGACCGAGACGGCAGCCAACACCACCATGGATGCCGTGGAGTCTTGCCTGCCTATCGCCGACAAGCTGGTGGACAGCATCGACAGCCTCAACCCTGCCTGGCAGCGGTTGATGGAGCGGGAAATGAAGGTTGGGGAGTTCAAGACTCTGGTTCACGATCTCGACGGCTTTTTGGTCAACTCCAAAAACGAAGCCGACGAACTGCGCGGTGCCTTGACCGAAGTGCTGATGGCCCAAGGCTTTCAAGACCTTACCGGGCAGATCATCCGCCGTGTTATCGAACTGGTCAGGGAAGTGGAAGAGCGTTTGGTGAGCCTGGTAGCCATGTTTGGCGAGCCGAAAATGGCCAACGAGCGCCAAAAATCCAGCACTGAGCCGGAAGGGCCCATTCTTAACCCTGAAGGTAGAGACGACGTAGTCACAGGGCAGGATGACGTAGACGACCTGCTATCGAGTTTGGGTTTCTAA
- the cheY gene encoding chemotaxis response regulator CheY — MKILIVDDFSTMRRIIKNLMRDLGFNNCFEADDGNTALPMLQNGDFDFVITDWNMPGMQGIDLLKAIRADDNLKHLPVLMVTAEAKREQIITAAQAGVNGYVVKPFTAATLKEKLDKIFERMG, encoded by the coding sequence ATGAAGATCCTCATCGTGGACGACTTCTCCACGATGCGCCGCATCATCAAAAACCTCATGCGCGATCTGGGCTTCAATAATTGCTTTGAAGCCGACGATGGCAACACCGCGCTGCCGATGCTGCAAAACGGTGATTTTGACTTCGTGATCACCGACTGGAACATGCCAGGCATGCAGGGGATTGACCTGTTGAAGGCCATTCGTGCTGACGACAACCTCAAACACCTGCCGGTATTGATGGTGACTGCCGAAGCCAAGCGCGAGCAGATCATCACCGCCGCCCAGGCCGGTGTGAACGGTTATGTGGTCAAGCCCTTTACCGCCGCCACGCTAAAAGAAAAGCTCGACAAAATCTTTGAGCGGATGGGGTAA
- a CDS encoding RNA polymerase sigma factor FliA, with amino-acid sequence MSGANKILNKNPYGEQRESQLVTRYAELVRRIAHHLLMRLPPSVQLDDLIQAGMMGLIEAARNFDGSKGASFETYAGIRIRGAMLDEIRRGDWVPRSVHRNARAISDAINDVERETGVEARDVEVAAKLQVSVDDYHRMLNDVNCGRLVAMEDLGVTEEVYAPDDSDRPDLNHHRSQFQSALSDALKKLPEREAIVLSLYYEEELNLKEIGAVLGVSESRVCQIHGQAMSRLKGRLTEWHQDSSII; translated from the coding sequence ATGTCGGGAGCGAACAAGATACTCAATAAAAATCCCTATGGTGAGCAGCGGGAGAGCCAACTGGTTACCCGTTACGCCGAACTTGTGCGGCGTATTGCCCACCATCTGCTGATGCGCCTGCCGCCATCGGTACAGCTGGACGATCTTATCCAGGCCGGCATGATGGGGCTTATCGAAGCGGCCCGTAACTTCGATGGTTCCAAAGGTGCCAGTTTTGAAACCTATGCCGGTATCCGTATCCGCGGCGCCATGCTGGATGAAATTCGCCGGGGCGACTGGGTGCCGCGCAGCGTGCACCGCAATGCCCGCGCCATCAGCGATGCGATTAATGACGTAGAGCGCGAAACCGGTGTAGAAGCCCGGGACGTGGAAGTGGCGGCCAAACTGCAAGTCAGTGTCGACGACTACCACCGTATGCTCAACGACGTTAACTGCGGCCGGCTGGTGGCCATGGAGGACTTGGGCGTCACCGAAGAGGTGTATGCCCCGGACGACAGCGACAGGCCGGATCTCAACCATCACCGCAGCCAGTTCCAAAGCGCCTTGAGTGACGCCTTGAAAAAGCTCCCTGAGCGGGAAGCCATCGTGCTTTCGCTCTATTACGAAGAGGAGCTTAACCTCAAGGAAATCGGCGCCGTGCTCGGGGTCAGCGAGTCCCGAGTCTGCCAAATTCACGGCCAGGCGATGTCCCGCCTTAAAGGGCGCCTGACCGAGTGGCACCAAGACAGCAGCATAATTTAG
- a CDS encoding MinD/ParA family protein, with product MKRQSITKVVAVTGGKGGVGKTNVSINTAAALAQAGQKVLLLDADLGLANVDVLLGLRVQKNLSHVLAGECELKDVLLEGPGGFKIVPATSGTQSMVELTPAEHASLIRAFSELEETFDVLIIDTAAGISDMVLSFSRAAQDVMVVVCDEPTSITDAYALIKILSRDYGLFRFKIVANMVRSLKEGQELFVKLSRVTDRFLDVALELVGTVPFDEHVRQAVRKQKLVVDLYPRAPAAIAFKALAAKVMTWPIPNRPGGHVEFFLEQLIGEKSHVGSEQDTQ from the coding sequence ATGAAGCGTCAGAGCATCACCAAAGTGGTTGCTGTCACCGGCGGTAAAGGCGGTGTCGGTAAGACCAACGTTTCTATCAATACCGCGGCAGCCCTGGCTCAAGCCGGGCAGAAAGTATTGCTGCTGGACGCTGACCTTGGCCTGGCGAACGTTGACGTCCTGTTGGGCCTTAGGGTCCAGAAAAACCTCAGCCATGTATTGGCCGGCGAGTGCGAGCTAAAAGACGTGCTGCTCGAAGGCCCTGGCGGCTTTAAAATCGTGCCGGCCACCTCCGGTACCCAGTCCATGGTGGAGCTGACCCCGGCTGAGCATGCCAGCCTTATCCGCGCCTTTAGCGAACTGGAAGAAACCTTCGATGTATTGATCATCGACACCGCTGCCGGTATCTCGGACATGGTGCTGAGTTTCTCCCGCGCCGCCCAGGACGTCATGGTGGTGGTCTGTGACGAACCGACTTCCATCACCGATGCCTACGCCCTTATCAAAATCCTGTCCCGCGACTATGGCCTGTTTCGCTTTAAAATTGTGGCCAATATGGTGCGTAGTCTTAAAGAGGGACAGGAGCTTTTTGTAAAGCTGTCGCGGGTAACCGACCGCTTCCTGGATGTTGCTCTGGAACTGGTTGGCACCGTGCCCTTTGACGAGCATGTCCGCCAGGCCGTGCGCAAGCAAAAACTGGTGGTCGATTTGTATCCGCGAGCCCCAGCAGCCATCGCCTTCAAGGCCCTGGCTGCCAAAGTGATGACCTGGCCCATTCCCAACAGACCGGGCGGTCATGTGGAGTTTTTCCTTGAGCAACTGATCGGCGAAAAATCTCATGTCGGGAGCGAACAAGATACTCAATAA